Within the Candidatus Binatia bacterium genome, the region CTCAGTTGTTCGAGTGATCTCTCAGCCGCGGTCACTGGCCTCTCCCTTTCCTCTTCCGTTTCCAACGCATCCACCGTCAGCACCGAGTCATGGCTTACCGCTCTATCAGTCCATCCGCAAAATCGAACTCACGGCGCATGCATGCCCCTTTCCGTTCGCACAAACCCGTTCGTCTGGCAATCCAACGCACCTCCAACGCACAGGCCGGCCAGGGTCGCGTCAAAGTCAGAACAATGCCCCGATACGCCGCCAGTCCCTCGATACGCGGGCAAAAGAAGGCCGCAACTCGGGATGATCGGGAAAGAAGTCTACTCGGCATGAACGGGTTTGTTTGTGAATCATTTGGAGGCCACATGCGGCAGCCCATACCAGCTGACCGCGCCGTGCGGGTGGACGTGGTGAAGATGAGGTGATCGTGTGTCGGGGCGACCGGCCGGTTGCCCCCACGCCCGCTGGCCCGCAGCGAGTGGGCTGCCGCCGCAAGACCGTGCGTATCGAATGGTGGGAGGCGCCAACGGTCGCCCCGGCCGCGGTATCCGCGTCAATACCGTTCGAGCGCTGAGATCACCTCGCGCCTGAACGCATCGAAGTCCCCGAGCTTTCTGCTGACGGCTTCGAAGATGATCTCATCGTTCACGCGGGCGTAGTCGTGCACGAGGATGTTCCGGCACCCCTTCATCCGCTTGAGCACCGCAATCATTTCGGCCGAGATGATACTTGCTCGCTCCAGCTTGTCGAGGATGTCATCTTCCTCGGCGGGCAACCCGAGTCGCAGCCCGGAGATCAACAAGTTACCAACATCGATGACGCATTCGATGGCGATCTGGAGCAGTCGTTCACATGACCGTTTCTTTTCGACCTTGCGATAGTCGGCGATGTTCGCCGGCGCGATCTCCCGCAGCTCACGCAGGTACCCATCCAACTCGTCGAGCTTAGCCAGGATGCGCTCGCGATCAAGCATGCGCTACCTCATTCAAATACGCGTGGTAGCGCGATCGAAAATCCTCGAAGGCCTGTATCGTTCGGAACGCCAGCTCGTAGAGTCGGTCTTCGTCGCGGACCAACAAGAGCCGGCCGTCCTTCAGCACTCGCTGGCGAATGTACAATGGTAGCTGCTGAAACACCTGAACATCGAGATCGACCTCCGCCAAGTACTCCAGCCGCTTCGCCGACATCTGGGCGGCGGTGCGTCGTTCCCGCGTCAGCACCAGGCAGACGTCGACATCCGACGCGGCGGAAGCGTCACCCCGTGCGGCGCTTCCGTACAGCATCACCGCCAGGATATCCGCATCGTGGGCCGCCTGCCGCAGCAACCGCACGATCTGCGGTTGTGGATCCATGGTCCATCAGTACCATGTGCCCTCCGGCTGGCCAAGCGGCCGGCCGCGTCAACGCAGGCAAGCTCGCGGACCCGCATCCGCACGACAGGAGGGGCGAGCCGCCGGCAAACGGCGCCTGCTCCGTCGCGCCTCCACCCTGTCCCTCCTCCGTTCACGGAGATGTTCACGGAGGAGGGAACCTGAAGGGGGCGGTCGGGTTCATGCGCGCCGGGCGTGGAATCCGCAGCGTTTGCATTGCCGTCGCAGGATCGCTTGCGTATGGGTCCCCTCCTCTGTGGCCAATTCCGGCCACGGAGGAGGGTCAGGGTGGAGGCCCATCAGCTGGGTGAATCGCGGCCTGGCGGAGCGCGTCAAGCCCAGGGGCGACCGGCCGGTCGCCCCTACGGCCGCGCGATGATCAACAACCGCGTCTCAGCGGCCGAGGACTACATCGATTCCGGACGGGACGACGAAAGCCCGGTGCGGAGCCTCTCGGCGCCGGCAGGTCGGCCCACCACACGTCGCCCTGCGCGATGCTCACCATTGGCTGCGCCCCAGGACACGCCGGGACGCGGCGCGCACGAAGCGGTCTGTCGGTTCGGCGATCTCGGCCAGCGCCCGGTTCATAGCCTCCGTCACGCGGTTCGGAGCGTGACGGGCCACGTACTCAGCCAGGGCTCGGCTGTACGTCTCGCTGCGCGATCGCTTCATCCGCCGCGCCAGCCGTTCCACCTCCTCAAACACCTCATCCGGGATGGATACCGCAGTTTTCATACCGGTAGTATAATCGGACCGAGTGGTCACCGACTCCAGTCGGTCAACATGAGCTGAACACCTTCGATCTGCGTCATTGGAAAGAAGTCGCGACGATTGCGCGTCACCAGCGGCAACGCAAATGCGCTCGCCGTCGCGGCAATCAGGATATCCCCGAGCGCGTGGCGTGCGCGCTTGCTGAGGCCGGCCCAGAGTATCGCGGCGTGATCGGCGACCACTTCGTCGACCGGCAGGACCCGACACGTCGCAACGAGGGCCTGGAACCTGCCGAGGTGCTCGGCGAACGGCTTCCCATTCCGAATCGCCTCGCGGTAGCCGCGCAGGCGCTCGAAGACGCTGATGGCGGTGATGGTGAGGGCGCCGTGCTCTGAAAGGTACTCCGCTGCGCGGGCACGCACTCTCGGGTTGCCGCGTGACAGCTCGGAGAGCGTATCCGAGTCGAGTACGACGACGCTCGCGGTCATTCGGCTTCGAGCCGAGCGGTGACGAGGGCGTGATCGGGCGCGGACATGCCGGCCAGGCTGGCTTCGGCGAGGGCCAGAATCAGCGACGGCGTTGGAGCGATGTCGACCGACTCGCCGTAGTGCCGGCGCAAAATCGCCAGCACCTGGGCCTCGAAGCTGCGCCCGCAGCGTTGCGCATCGGCGGCGATCCGACTGCGCAGGCGCGCCGGAAAGCGGATCGTTCTGGCAGTCGCTTCAGACACCCCGAGTCCTCGTTGCGCTTGTCTCATACCAAAACGGTATGCGTTTGGTTGAAGAAAGGCAAGGACCAGCGAGTGCCTGGGCTACATCCGCGCTCTCGAATGATGCGAGGCGCCAGGCGTCATCCGAACCGTAGGGGCGACCGCCGGTCGCCCCTACAGGTGGCCCTTTTGGTGCCTCACACCATGTCTGTTCAACGAGTTGCGCTGGCTCGACAAGCACGCGCGGCAGGCCGTGCACGAGGCGATTGCGACATACGCCGCCGAGATGGCAGGGACCTCGACCGACCTCGATGAAGGCCTCGAGCGGGCAGCAATCGCACCTCCCCGCGGCAGGCGGCGCAGGCGGTGAAGCGCGGCGACGTCTTCTGGGCCGACGGCGTTGCGATTCGCATCGGGCAGTTGATTGCGGTAAAAACAGTGGCGGAGGCAACCCGATGAAAACAGCACGCTCCAGTGCATCGTCACCAGCCAGCCGGGCTGCGAAAGAACAACTCGTGGCCGCGCGGTTTACCGTGTGCGTTCCGAAGGATCGGCGGCTCACACTTGCGATCCCGCTGGAGATCGAGCCTGGCGAAGCGGAGGTGATCGTCCTCCATCGCGGCGCCAAGCCCACCCGCGAGCGTGCGCCGCTGGCGAGGATTACGCACCATCCAGCCTTTGGACTCTGGGCCAAGCGTGCAGAGGTGGCTGACCCTGTTGCGTTCGTCGAGGAGATCCGTCGCCGCGTCATGGAGAAACGCACGGCGCGATGATCATCGACACGACCATCCTGGTGGACCTGCTGCGCGGCTCGACGAAGGCGAGGAGTTTTCTCAGTCGCGTCCCTCCAGCGGAGAGAATGGTCTCCGCCGTCACGGTGGCGGAGCTGGTCGAGGGTTGCCGCAACCGCCGAGAGGTTGCCGTGCTGGATCGGGAGCTGCATCTGTACAAGATCGTCTGGATCGACGAACCACCATCCCAGCCCATAGCAGCGTAGCGCACGCTGCGACCGTTACACTCGATTTCCTCATGATGTCCTCCCCTTTGTCAGAAATATGTTGGCCGGGTTGTCCTTCGCCACCAGGCGGCCAATCAACCGCATCTGGTGATACGGGCGCTGCGACAACGGCACACTCCCGCGCACTTTTCCCGGTGCCTGCTTGACGATGTTCTACTTCGGCAAGTGGCGGTGAAACCAGCTAGATGTTTTACGTACGGTAATCCCTTACGTAAGATTACGGATGAGGTGAGTGAAAGGGGGGCTAGTGCGGCAGCAACCGGGCAAGTTCCAGCATCGACTTGGCCCCGAGTTTATGCAGGATGCGCGCACGGTAGACCTCGACCGTGCGCGGGCTGATGCCGATCTCAGTGGCGACCCATTTGTTCGCCTCCCCCGCCAGGAGTCGCCGCAGCACCTCGCGCTCACGCGGCGTCAGGCGCGAGAGGCGCGTCTCGACTTCCGTGCCCGCGGCACGCTGCTCGCGTGCCTGCTGGTCAGCGGCCACCGCCTCCCGAATACGCGCCAGCAAGTGCCGCGCATCGTACGGTTTCTCGATGAAGTCGAACGCCCCTGCCCGCAGCGCGGATACGGCGACCGGCACCGTTCCGTACGCACTGAGCAAAATGATGGGCAACGTAATCCCGCGCGCGGCCAGCTCCGCCTGCAACTCGGGCCCGCTCATCCCCGGCATCCGCACGTCGAGCACCAAGCAGCCGGGGCGGGCCGCATCGTAGGCGCGGAGAAAAGCCCGGGCGCCGGCGAACAGTTCCACCTGCCAGCCGGTGGGCTCGACCAGCTACCGCAGGGCCTCGCGCACCGCCTCGTCGTCGTCCACGACGAAGACGGTAGGGGCCTGCTTCCCAGCCTCGGTCATGACGTCGCCCTCGGCGCCCGTTGAAAAAGCCGGAGGCACCCTTCGACAAGCATGTCCTGAGCAACGTCGAAGGGCTGCCAATGAACCGTTCTCACGCGCAACGCTACCGCCCGGGGCGATGCCCCGGGCTGATGAATGGCCGCCCCGTTGGGGCTGCAGTCCTTCAGGATCTCAATCCGTGCGGTCTCAGCCCCGAAGGGGCGGCAAGCCATGAGCCCAGGGCAACGCCCTGGGCGACGGAGACGGCGCGGGTTCATTGGCAGCCCGTCGAAGCAGGGGTGGCGTTTTTCAGCGGGCTGCTCGCCCCTGCAGCCGGCAAGTGCACGTGGAATGTTGTGCCGCGGCCCGCGTTGGGCGTCGCCCACAGGCGCCCGCCGTGGTCCTCGATGATGGAGCGGCTGATGGCCAGACCCATCCCCATGCCGTCCGGCTTGCTGGTGTAAAATGGAACGAACACTTGCTCGCTGTCTTCCGCCGGCAATCCCTTCCCGTTGTCGTGCACGGTCACCGCGACGCTGCGACCGTCGGCCGACGAGGTGCGAATGGTCAGGCGGGGCGGAAGCCCTTCCGTCGCATCGGCGCCGGCCAGCGCCTCGATCCCGTTGCGCATCAGGTTCAGGATGACCTGGTCGATCTGGACAGGATCGCCTTCGACCGGCGGCAGCTCGGGCTGCAGATCGAGGGCGATCGTGATGTTGCGCTGTCGCGCCTCGGGCGCGCAGAAGTGGGTGGCTTCTTCGATCACCGTGTTGAGATCGACGCGATCGCGCCGGCGCTCGCCCTTGCGCACGAATTCGCGCAGGCGGCGAATGATGGCGCCGGCGCGCTTCGCCTGCGCCGAGATCTGCGACAGCGCATACGAACAGTCGGCCGGCTCGCAACCGCCGTCCTCAAGACGCATGGCGCAGCTGTCGGCATAGCTGCTGATCGCGGTGAGCGGTTGGCCGAACTCGTGCGCCAGATTGACCGCCAGCTCGTCCGCCAGGCTCAGGCGCTCTGCACGGGCCACCTCATCGCGCCGCCGCCGTTCGTGTTCCTCCAGTTGCTTGCTAGCCGTCACGTCCCGCGCCACTGCGAGGACCTGCGCGGGCTGCCCCTCGGCCGTGCGGCTGAACACCACGTTGCGGATCGCCAGTCAGTGCCAGGAGTCGTCGCGGCCGCGGACGCGCACATCGACGTCATACGCATCGGCGTCCGCCAGACTCGCTACTGCCTGGTCGAACTCGCCGGCGGCGCGTGCCGCGTCTTCCGGGTGGACAAGTGCAGCCAGGTCCGCCCGCTCCGTTTCCAGAACCTCGGCGGGCGTGAGCCCGAGCACGGCCGTCACGTGGCCATTGATGTAGGAGATTCGCTCGGTGGTGAGGTCCCAGATGTAGAGGATCGCCGGCATGGCCTCAGCGACCCGTGCGGCCAGACGCCGTTGCTCCGCCAGATCCACGTTTCTTCGTGTCACGCTGGCTGTCAGGTCGGCACGGGCCGCGTGCAAACGGCAGACGAATTCACCGAGGAGCACGAAGCTCCCCAAGTGCAGCGCGCCGTTCCAGATCGCCACCAGCGGATCGGCAAACTGGGGCGCCGACGAGAGCTGGGCGACAAACCAAGCGAGCGCGGCCGCACAGGCAACTATCGCCCCGCTGCGCCGGCCCGAGTACCAGGCAGCGAGCGATACGGGAATCAAGTACACCGGCTCCAGCAGAAAATGCGGTCCGGTCAGGTCGTCGAGCCACGCGACGCTCGCCACCAGCGCCAACGCGCCGGCCAGGGGCAGCACGCCGTGCCGCCGCCTCAGGCGCGCCGCGGTGTTCATCGATGCCCCTCTTCGCCGTGCGCGATCACGCGGAACCACCACGGTTTCCCTGCCGCCTTGCCCTGAGATGGGGCGCAGGCACCGCCGTCAACGCCCATCAGAAACACCCCGCGGAAATCGATTGCCCGTACGTGAAGACCACTCTCCTCCATGGCTTTCCGCTCGTCTCATCGAGCACACACCTCGGCGGACACCTCACAACCGGCCAGTTCAGCGCCGCAAGACGGGTGGTGTTTACCGGTATGCCGCTGATCTGCGGCGGGCAAACCGAACCGCTTCAGTCATCGAAATCCCCCGGGTGCCCGCCGTCAGATCGAGCGGCGTGTTAGGCACAGCTCTACCGCCTCTTGCCCAATGACGGAAGTCCGCCGGATACAAAACGGGCGCGGCGGCGTACCCCTCGCACAGGTGGGTCACTCTTCGGCACCCGTCGCGCGCGTGCCCTCCCTCGTATTCTGAGATTGATGAGAACCCACTCAATCTCCTTTTGCGTCGGCTTTACGCGGTGGGCCTGTTGGAAATGGCGAAAGACCAGACGATGAAGCGCAGGCAGCTTGGTCCCACATCGGGTGCACCAGACAGACTCCACACTGCGCAGCACTTCATGTATTTCTTCGTCACCCGGCTTCAGACCATGTTTGCTCCGGAAGTGACGAACGATACCCCATTTCAGAGCGGGCAGATGCGTAGCGCACCGGGTGCACCAGGCCTGACGCAGCGTCCGCCGAGGCTGCACGCTTCCGAGCACTACGGAACGTTCCTCGTCAATTGGTCTCTGACGGTCTCCGGGCATGGGCGAACGATCAGACGCATGCAGTTTGCGCGGCATGTCCGCCAGACCTTGCGCACGGATTGTGACACCTTGCTTCGACTTCGCCTTCATTCGGGTTGCCGGTTCAGGCCTAACTTGGTTTCTCCTCGCTCTGCAAGTCTAGATGGTCCCGCATTCACCAGCTGTGTAGGGGCGACCGGGCGGTCGCCCCCATGCCCGCTGGCCTGCGGCGATTGGGCTGCGGTCGCAAGACGCTGCGTTTCGAATGGTGGGAGGCGCCAGCGGTTATCCGGACCGCAGGGCGACCCGCCGGTCGCCCCTACACCGGTGTCACCGGGCCTGAGGTTCCCATGGTTCCAGCACATCGCGTGCTGCGGCTTCAGGATTCTCACGGTCGATGGCCCACTGTAACGGGTTCTGCCGAATGTATTCGCGAATGCGTTGAAGCTCCGATTCATCGCGGATCACGTGCTCGTAATAGTTCCGCTGCCATACCGGCATTCCTGGCAGTCCACGCAACGCGTTGATGCGCATCGTCGCGGCTGATTTGAAGCCAGCGACAAACGACCCGAGCGATCGGCGTGGAGGGCCAGACCGTGTGGTCCAGCGCCGCACCGCCGCCTGTACGGGCGACCGGCCGGTCGCCCCTACGCTTGCCGCCACCACGTCTGTTGCACCTGTGCCTTGACCTGCGTGAATGAAGATGATGCCGTGGAGATGATTCGGCATCACCACAAATTCGTCGAGCGATATTTCGCGGCGAATCTCGACGGAACGCATCCATTCAGCCCGAACCATCTGTCCCGTTTCGTTCAGACGTATCTCTCCGTCGACCACCGTACCAAACAGGCAAACGCGATCCCCGGTGCAGACCGTCACAAAATATGCGCCTGGTCTGGCGTAATCGTACCCGGGCAGACGGATCGACCGACGTCGATGATGCGTACGACTGC harbors:
- a CDS encoding DUF86 domain-containing protein, with the translated sequence MLDRERILAKLDELDGYLRELREIAPANIADYRKVEKKRSCERLLQIAIECVIDVGNLLISGLRLGLPAEEDDILDKLERASIISAEMIAVLKRMKGCRNILVHDYARVNDEIIFEAVSRKLGDFDAFRREVISALERY
- a CDS encoding nucleotidyltransferase domain-containing protein, which encodes MDPQPQIVRLLRQAAHDADILAVMLYGSAARGDASAASDVDVCLVLTRERRTAAQMSAKRLEYLAEVDLDVQVFQQLPLYIRQRVLKDGRLLLVRDEDRLYELAFRTIQAFEDFRSRYHAYLNEVAHA
- a CDS encoding ribbon-helix-helix protein, CopG family, coding for MKTAVSIPDEVFEEVERLARRMKRSRSETYSRALAEYVARHAPNRVTEAMNRALAEIAEPTDRFVRAASRRVLGRSQW
- a CDS encoding PIN domain-containing protein, whose translation is MTASVVVLDSDTLSELSRGNPRVRARAAEYLSEHGALTITAISVFERLRGYREAIRNGKPFAEHLGRFQALVATCRVLPVDEVVADHAAILWAGLSKRARHALGDILIAATASAFALPLVTRNRRDFFPMTQIEGVQLMLTDWSR
- a CDS encoding PIN domain-containing protein — encoded protein: MIIDTTILVDLLRGSTKARSFLSRVPPAERMVSAVTVAELVEGCRNRREVAVLDRELHLYKIVWIDEPPSQPIAA
- a CDS encoding response regulator, coding for MELFAGARAFLRAYDAARPGCLVLDVRMPGMSGPELQAELAARGITLPIILLSAYGTVPVAVSALRAGAFDFIEKPYDARHLLARIREAVAADQQAREQRAAGTEVETRLSRLTPREREVLRRLLAGEANKWVATEIGISPRTVEVYRARILHKLGAKSMLELARLLPH
- a CDS encoding ATP-binding protein, encoding MVFSRTAEGQPAQVLAVARDVTASKQLEEHERRRRDEVARAERLSLADELAVNLAHEFGQPLTAISSYADSCAMRLEDGGCEPADCSYALSQISAQAKRAGAIIRRLREFVRKGERRRDRVDLNTVIEEATHFCAPEARQRNITIALDLQPELPPVEGDPVQIDQVILNLMRNGIEALAGADATEGLPPRLTIRTSSADGRSVAVTVHDNGKGLPAEDSEQVFVPFYTSKPDGMGMGLAISRSIIEDHGGRLWATPNAGRGTTFHVHLPAAGASSPLKNATPASTGCQ
- a CDS encoding PAS domain-containing protein, with product MNTAARLRRRHGVLPLAGALALVASVAWLDDLTGPHFLLEPVYLIPVSLAAWYSGRRSGAIVACAAALAWFVAQLSSAPQFADPLVAIWNGALHLGSFVLLGEFVCRLHAARADLTASVTRRNVDLAEQRRLAARVAEAMPAILYIWDLTTERISYINGHVTAVLGLTPAEVLETERADLAALVHPEDAARAAGEFDQAVASLADADAYDVDVRVRGRDDSWH
- a CDS encoding transposase, encoding MDADQLDFTGMFHRNVLMVCSRTHHRRRSIRLPGYDYARPGAYFVTVCTGDRVCLFGTVVDGEIRLNETGQMVRAEWMRSVEIRREISLDEFVVMPNHLHGIIFIHAGQGTGATDVVAASVGATGRSPVQAAVRRWTTRSGPPRRSLGSFVAGFKSAATMRINALRGLPGMPVWQRNYYEHVIRDESELQRIREYIRQNPLQWAIDRENPEAAARDVLEPWEPQAR